The following are encoded together in the Microtus pennsylvanicus isolate mMicPen1 chromosome 8, mMicPen1.hap1, whole genome shotgun sequence genome:
- the LOC142856570 gene encoding LOW QUALITY PROTEIN: uncharacterized protein LOC142856570 (The sequence of the model RefSeq protein was modified relative to this genomic sequence to represent the inferred CDS: deleted 1 base in 1 codon), protein MEPVKFEDVAVNFTSEEWAVLDSSQKKLYRDVMKETYLNLISIEKALEENIEEDYKDLSRNMGIQGIEKDHGYECYTECDKNQQSILESMINKDMPPRVKAHETSFYVRNIIGHLSLHGYLRKNTRGKPPLFKGAVAKAFTQQKHWKDSSYSESLQVLEASPEEKPSKIQQCNEAGRSLCFDQPQERSHTQNKPNENVLMRCTYDQNDEGTHKEVKIHMYLSEESFIDSSDLTNHEKSHIEKKWYICRECGKTFKYAACFEKHKVTHIGEKPNASIYYGKAFIQFNHHNSHESSYNGQKPYACKHCGKNFTSSSYRNIHERIHTGEKSYPCKHCGKAFNHPSSRNRHERSHTAKKPYACSHCGKMFTSSSYRNIHERMHTVEKPYACKHCGKAFTNSNACSIHERMHTAERHYTCKYCGKTFSCPSLLNTHEIIHTEKKPYVCKYCGKAFNHPSSRNRHERSHTAEKIYACKHCGKKFTSSTYQNIHERIHTGEKPYACKHCGKAFTNSNTCSIHERMHTAERHYTCKYCGKAFSCPSLLNTHEIIHTGEKPYACKHCGTAFNNPSSRSRHERSHTAEKPYACKHCGKKFTSSTYRNIHERIHTGEKPYACKHCGKAFTNSNACRIHERMHRVESQYTCTHCGKAFSCLSLLNIHEIIHTGKKPYACKHCGKAFNHPSSRSRHERSHTAEKPYA, encoded by the exons GAGCCAGTAAAATTTGAGGATGTGGCAGTGAACTTCACCTCGGAAGAGTGGGCGGTGCTGGATTCTAGTCAAAAGAAGCTCTACAGAGATGTGATGAAGGAAACATATTTGAACCTGATCTCCATAG aaaaagcaCTAGAGGAAAATATTGAAGAGGACTATAAAGATCTCAGCAGGAATATGGG aattcAGGGGATTGAGAAAGACCATGGATATGAATGTTATACTGAGTGTGATAAAAACCAGCAATCTATTCTAGAGAGTATGATCAATAAAGACATGCCACCCAGAGTAAAAGCTCATGAGACTTCATTTTATGTAAGAAACATTATTGGTCATTTATCCTTACATGGGTATCTCAGAAAAAATACTAGAGGAAAACCACCACTGTTTAAGGGAGCTGTGGCAAAAGCTTTTACACAACAGAAACATTGGAAAGATAGCAGTTATTCTGAATCACTTCAAGTACTTGAAGCTTCTCCTGAAGAAAAACCCAGTAAAATTCAACAGTGTAATGAAGCCGGTAGGAGTCTCTGTTTTGATCAGCCTCAGGAGAGAAGTCATACTCAAAATAAACCCAATGAGAATGTCTTAATGAGATGCACATATGACCAGAATGATGAAGGAACCCATAAAGAAGTGAAAATTCATATGT ATCTCAGTGAAGAATCCTTCATTGATTCCAGCGATCTTACCAACCATGAAAAAAGTCATATTGAAAAGAAATGGTACATTTGTAGGGAATGTGGCAAAACGTTTAAATATGCAGCATGTTTTGAGAAACATAAAGTAACTCACATAGGAGAGAAGCCAAATGCTTCTATATATTATGGAAAAGCCTTCATCCAATTCAATCATCATAACAGTCATGAAAGCAGTTACAATGGACAAAAACCTTATGCTTGCAAGCACTGTGGAAAAAATTTTACCAGTTCTTCTTATCGAAACattcatgaaagaattcacactggagagaaatctTATCCATGTAAGCATTGTGGAAAAGCATTCAACCACCCCAGTAGTCGTAACAGGCATGAGAGAAGCCACACTGCAAAGAAACCTTATGCCTGCAGTCATTGTGGAAAAATGTTTACCAGTTCTTCTTATCGAAACATTCATGAAAGAATGCACACTGTAGAGAAACCTTATGCATGTAAGCATTGTGGGAAAGCATTCACCAATTCCAATGCTTGTAGCATTCATGAAAGAATGCACACGGCAGAGAGGCATTATACATGCAAGTATTGTGGGAAAACCTTTTCCTGTCCCAGTCTTCTGAATACACATGAGATAATTCACACTGAAAAAAAGCCTTATGTATGTAAGTATTGTGGAAAAGCCTTCAACCACCCCAGTAGTCGAAACAGACATGAAAGGAGCCACACTGCAGAGAAAATTTATGCCTGCAAGCATTGTGGGAAAAAGTTCACCAGTTCTACTTATCAAAACattcatgaaagaattcacactggagagaaaccttatgcatGTAAGCATTGTGGGAAAGCATTCACCAATTCCAATACTTGTAGCATTCATGAAAGAATGCACACGGCAGAGAGGCATTATACATGCAAGTATTGTGGAAAAGCCTTTTCCTGTCCCAGTCTTCTGAATACACATGAGATaattcacactggagaaaagccTTATGCATGTAAGCATTGTGGAACAGCCTTCAACAATCCCAGTAGTCGTAGCAGGCATGAAAGGAGCCACACTGCAGAGAAACCTTATGCCTGCAAGCATTGTGGAAAAAAGTTCACCAGTTCTACTTATCGAAACattcatgaaagaattcacactggagagaaaccttatgcatGTAAGCATTGTGGAAAAGCCTTCACCAATTCCAATGCTTGTAGAATTCATGAAAGAATGCACAGGGTTGAGAGTCAATATACATGCACGCATTGTGGAAAAGCCTTTTCTTGTCTCAGTCTTCTTAATATTCATGAAATAATTCACACTGGAAAAAAGCCTTATGCATGTAAGCATTGTGGAAAAGCCTTCAACCACCCCAGTAGTCGTAGCAGGCATGAGAGGAGCCACACTGCAGAGAAACCTTATGCATGA